A genomic window from Candidatus Kouleothrix ribensis includes:
- a CDS encoding VWA domain-containing protein yields the protein MSDTDERLRRWRLVLGGGDADGTGVDLRGQDMAIDGALQALYDAERAGGLGSSQPNIARWLGDIRSYFPSSVVQVLQRDALERLDLRQMLLQPELLASVEPNVQLVADLLALKSVMPAKTIDTARQVVRKVVDELQRKLANPTRQAVLGSLNRAARSRRPRHNEIDWHRTIRLNLRHYQPAYRTIIAERRVGYARKRSSLREIILCVDQSGSMGTSVVYSGIFGAVLASLPAVRMHMVAFDTEVADLTDSLHDPVELLFGVQLGGGTDINRALGYCQGLVRRPQETIVVLISDLYEGGNRDELLRRAAALVGAGVQLVALLALSDRGAPSYDHAVAAALAALGVPAFACTPDLFPDLMAAAINRQDLGQWAAAHEIVAARGPQ from the coding sequence ATGAGCGACACCGACGAGCGCCTGCGCCGCTGGCGGCTGGTGCTGGGCGGCGGCGACGCCGACGGTACCGGCGTGGATCTGCGCGGCCAGGATATGGCGATCGATGGCGCACTGCAGGCGCTGTACGATGCCGAGCGTGCCGGCGGGCTGGGCAGCTCGCAGCCGAATATCGCGCGCTGGCTGGGCGATATCCGCAGCTACTTCCCCAGCTCGGTGGTGCAGGTGCTGCAGCGCGACGCGCTTGAGCGCCTGGATCTGCGCCAGATGCTGCTGCAGCCCGAGCTGCTGGCGTCGGTCGAGCCGAATGTGCAGCTAGTGGCCGATCTGCTGGCGCTCAAAAGCGTCATGCCGGCCAAGACGATCGACACCGCGCGGCAGGTGGTGCGCAAAGTGGTCGATGAGCTACAGCGCAAGCTGGCCAACCCTACGCGCCAGGCCGTGCTGGGCAGCCTGAACCGCGCCGCCCGCAGCCGCCGCCCGCGCCACAACGAGATCGACTGGCATCGCACCATCCGGCTGAATCTGCGCCACTACCAGCCGGCCTACCGCACGATTATTGCCGAGCGGCGCGTCGGCTACGCACGCAAGCGCTCGTCGCTGCGCGAGATCATCCTGTGCGTCGATCAGAGCGGCTCGATGGGCACATCGGTGGTGTATAGCGGGATTTTCGGCGCGGTGCTGGCCTCGCTGCCGGCCGTGCGCATGCACATGGTGGCGTTCGACACCGAAGTGGCCGACCTGACCGACTCGCTGCACGACCCGGTCGAGCTGCTGTTTGGCGTGCAGCTCGGCGGCGGCACCGACATCAACCGCGCGCTGGGCTACTGCCAGGGCCTGGTGCGCCGGCCGCAGGAGACGATCGTGGTGCTGATCAGCGACCTGTACGAGGGCGGCAACCGCGACGAGCTGCTCAGGCGCGCGGCGGCGCTGGTGGGCGCGGGCGTGCAGCTGGTGGCGCTACTGGCGCTGAGCGACCGCGGCGCGCCCAGCTATGATCATGCGGTGGCGGCGGCACTGGCGGCGCTGGGCGTGCCCGCATTCGCCTGCACACCCGATCTATTCCCCGACCTGATGGCTGCGGCGATCAACCGCCAGGATCTCGGCCAGTGGGCCGCCGCGCACGAGATCGTTGCCGCGCGCGGGCCGCAGTAA